A single Flavobacterium sp. 1 DNA region contains:
- a CDS encoding ABC transporter ATP-binding protein, with translation METQQIIAIKNLHKSFGANTILKGINLRLNKGENLVILGRSGSGKSVTIKCIVGLVQSDKGSIKISGKEITNLKYDKLNNLRVQIGFMFQNGALYDSMSVRQNLKFTLKHHTIDLSEEVIESKIIEALENVGLEESIDKMPAELSGGMQKRIALARALIIKPEIILYDEPTSGLDTITSREISELILDVQKKFKTSSIIITHDMACAKITGNRILILKEGQIIAEGTYTELEKSKDGWVRSFFI, from the coding sequence ATGGAAACACAACAAATTATAGCAATCAAAAATTTACATAAGTCTTTTGGGGCAAATACAATTTTAAAAGGTATTAATCTTAGGCTGAATAAAGGAGAAAATCTGGTAATTCTAGGCCGTTCCGGTTCTGGGAAATCAGTTACAATTAAATGCATAGTTGGACTGGTGCAGTCAGACAAGGGAAGCATTAAAATTTCAGGCAAAGAAATCACAAATTTAAAATATGATAAACTTAATAATCTAAGAGTACAAATTGGTTTTATGTTTCAAAATGGAGCTCTGTATGATTCCATGTCTGTTAGGCAGAATTTAAAATTTACGTTAAAACACCATACCATCGATTTATCTGAAGAAGTAATTGAAAGCAAAATCATTGAGGCTTTAGAAAACGTTGGACTAGAAGAATCCATAGATAAAATGCCAGCCGAATTATCAGGCGGCATGCAAAAAAGAATTGCATTGGCCAGAGCTCTTATTATCAAACCGGAAATTATTTTATATGACGAGCCAACATCGGGTTTAGACACCATTACATCAAGAGAAATTAGTGAACTGATATTGGATGTTCAAAAAAAATTCAAAACAAGCTCCATAATAATTACTCACGATATGGCTTGCGCAAAAATTACAGGGAACAGAATTTTAATTCTGAAAGAAGGACAAATCATAGCAGAAGGAACCTATACAGAATTGGAAAAAAGCAAAGACGGATGGGTACGTTCCTTTTTTATTTAA
- a CDS encoding MlaD family protein: MNKDAESNWKLGMFVTGGLILFILIIYFVGKQQNLFGSNFQLKSKFKTVSGLKIGNNVRFSGINIGTVSEIALVNDSSAVVVLTIQEEVQKFIKTDARASISSDGLVGDKVLTISPGTSSNKIIKNNAYIKSTNPIEMGDLMKSVKASVDNAEIITGQLAQFTYNMNNGKGTLSKLMNDDALAKKLDVTISNLQSGTKGLSENMEAAKHNFLLKGYFNKKEKAKAKKKEELQKKKDLKKKEDSIQKKK; the protein is encoded by the coding sequence ATGAATAAAGATGCTGAATCAAATTGGAAATTAGGAATGTTTGTAACTGGAGGATTGATACTATTTATCCTTATCATTTATTTTGTCGGAAAACAACAAAATTTATTTGGCTCCAACTTCCAGTTAAAATCAAAATTCAAAACAGTGAGTGGTTTAAAGATAGGTAACAATGTTCGTTTTTCGGGAATAAATATAGGAACGGTCAGCGAAATCGCCCTAGTAAATGACAGCAGCGCAGTTGTTGTGTTGACAATACAGGAAGAGGTTCAGAAATTCATTAAAACAGATGCCAGGGCAAGTATCAGTTCTGACGGATTGGTTGGCGATAAAGTGCTGACTATTTCCCCTGGAACTTCATCCAATAAAATCATTAAAAACAATGCTTATATCAAATCTACAAACCCAATAGAAATGGGTGATTTAATGAAAAGCGTGAAAGCCAGTGTTGATAATGCCGAGATTATTACAGGCCAATTGGCGCAATTTACCTATAACATGAATAATGGAAAAGGTACATTGTCAAAATTAATGAATGACGATGCGCTTGCAAAAAAACTGGATGTTACCATATCAAATCTCCAGTCAGGCACAAAAGGATTGAGCGAAAATATGGAAGCGGCTAAACATAATTTTTTGTTGAAAGGCTATTTCAACAAAAAAGAAAAAGCCAAAGCAAAAAAGAAAGAAGAGCTGCAAAAGAAAAAAGATTTAAAAAAGAAAGAGGATTCAATTCAGAAAAAAAAATAA